TTTCGtgttgacatgtgggtcccacctacTTAAGTGGCAAACATCTCATTTCCCACTTTCTGCTGTTGCTTTGTGCTCCATCGGATGGTTCGGTAAACTGGCGGACTGTCTGGTAGTCTCAGTCTTTGCCGAATTGACTAAGTCATTAGGTggtttgatgtagactaggcctgatcttccgaaaggtatgatagcgtcgattggtggagactcgacgttcacgatctaggcttcgaaccaagactgtttcggacccccgcaaccgttacaccactgctccgttggttatcaaccacgcgaacgcgattgacctcaccgagaaggctttcctgcaagcgaattgagaacacaagcaagaacgggatgaacgcaatatgaaattgcaaataaatatgaggcttatgaaaacaagaaggagttcaagtctttattcgaaaggactaatcgccacaggctaacaagatcaagaactagggccctggttcacagcaagcagccttggcggcacagttgcagcaaaacgatgtctgtttcacgaggaaatcaagaactaaataaaaccccaaaccctaaggagagcgacggctgctaattatagagtcttgggcgtcaccccccctggacgcgccctctaatggacccaaacacgatacacggtccaacggaccaaaagacggtgtcgcagcaccctggcagaatctggacgctgacttgtgaccacgattcccgttgatttcgaatagcttttgatgtgagaccacttgcattgacttccttatcaaattaactttccaaccatatgtggatcatcgaaaacggagtccggatgcgtcctgggtgaccagtttaaggtagactggtcctgaaacccgagatgggctccaacttcagttggactgggcatccaccatgaaaaagatgaattggacgcccatgtaggacctcctcctcttcttagcTTGTATGCgacgaagtagtgatgtcctcgtcATGGTTGGTCATTGGTGACCAATGCATTGCATCTTAAGTAGTTCCTTGAGATTGGGTTGCTGTTGATGATGTCAATGGGATGGATCCTAATTCATGTAGAAGTTCTCTTCTGATTCGGATATAAGCCTGACCATGGTTATTCGGGGATTCTCACAAGGTGCTTCTATGGGTCATTGATGCGAGGCGTCGAGTCTTCATGGAGGGTCGATGGTTGACTCCTTTCGATGATTAAAAGGGTTGTCTATCGTTGCAACGAACTCCGGTCGTTAtagttctcgtgtagacatggtttctaacttagacccggtttctatattttttttctctctcttcaataactaccttACCACATCAGCAAAACACTTATGTGGCAGTACAATTAATGTTCATAGAAACTACGATGGTTTCTGTATTGGGAGTGCCCTTATTAATATATTTATTTTAGTTGTTTATATGTTTTTTCTTGTAAAAAATGTTTTTCATTAGTTCCTGTGGAAATCATTTGTTTTTCAGCCTGCTATTGTGCTTCCTCTCCTTTCTCCGAGTTGGCTGAGCCGAGTCCGAGAACGAGTATCCACCCGCGCCGCCTGGGCGATTCGCGCCGGCATCGGACTACATCGACATCTCCTCACCTCCCGCCGCTCTCGCCAGTCTCTTATCCGACCTCAGGTCGGCACGCCGCGCGCCCCCCTCACCTAGCTGCGACGAGCATCACCAGGTACCCCCAGAACCCTAATCCAAGCGATTTTTGTTTGGATCTCACCCGCTCCGCTCCGCTCCTTCCCGTGGCGATTCGCCGTGGCCTTGACCCATGGCGGTGCCTTTGTGGTGCAGGAAGGAAGGATGACGGGCTCCATGGATCTCCCGGCCAAGGGCGGGTTCAGCTTCGACCTGTGCCGCCGCAACAACATGCTGGAGAAGAACGGGCTCAAGCTCCCGGGATTCAGGAAGACCGGGACAACCATCGTCGGCCTCGTCTTTCAGGTGCGGCCGCCTACACTTGTTGTGTTGCCTGCCTTTTGGTATTCTGGTAATTACTGTATCTTCTGCTGGTTCAGCGGTACCCGTTTCTGCAAATTTGGTAGGCATGAACCTTTTGTTGCTGCCGTTTGTTCATTCAAGATAGTTTGGTTTGGAAACCGCTTTTTAGGGTGCCGAGCAGATCAATTGAgcctagaaaaaaaaaatctgtctGATATCAATCACTTGCATACCAATCTGTTCCGCGTGCCCGCATTGTGCTACGTGCTGATGATGCAAATCAGCGAAATGTTCTGCGCAAACCACCCTCTTAGGGGTGAAAGCCCCCCATTCTTTCATTATGTTGGATTCCATTGTATTAGCTCAGGGGAAAAGTTATACATACAACCTTTTCCATCCTGGTGATGCAGAAATACTCTACATATGATTCTCTGGCAAATGCTACTTGATTGAATCCTGTTTTGCATCAACTTGTGATTGAATAAATCCATGGTTGATAGTAATTTTGCCTTAACAATTGTTTAACTACTTTTACTATGTGTGCTGTTGCTCTTAGCCCGTGCTAATAGATGAAATACCTTTTGGTATTTGCCAATTTACGATGTCTGCGAATTTTGTAGGCATCAGCCTAGTGCTGTTGTTTCTTAATGTTAGTTAGGTCTGGAAATCTCTTTAGGGTGCTGAGCATCTCAACTAAACATTGAAAAATCTTTCTGATATCAATCGCATGCTTAACTTCCTGTTGCACATGGACACATTGCTGTGTGTCCTGATGTTGCAAACTTGGAAATTGTTCAGCGCAAACTACCCTCCTAGGAGTGAAAGCCCCCGTTTTTTTGTTGTTGGTTTCCATTGTATTAGCTTATAGGGGAAAACATATACATAAATATTTCTTCATCCTAATGAAAAAAATACTCTGCAAATGATTCTCTGACAAATCTTAATTGATCCTGATTTGCATCAACTTGTGATTGAATAAATCCAATGGATGACAGTAATTTTGTCATTACTTTATAAATTTTTTTAGTATATACACTGGTGCTCTTAGCCATTGCTAATAGATGAAAGACCTTGCATTGTGTTTGAACAGGGATTGTTTCATATGCCCCATATCCATTGAGGTTACCATTTGACTAAATCATGCTTTCATATGTAGGATGGGGTTGTTCTtggggcagacacaagggcaacTGAGGGGCCTATAGTTGCTGATAAGAATTGTGAGAAGATCCACTTTATGGCGCCAAACATTTATTGCTGTGGAGCAGGAACTGCTGCTGACACAGAGGCTGTTACAGGTAGATGACCACAGCAATGAAATCTTACTGCCCTTTCAAACTCCTGTTTCTTCCATTGAATTCCTTAGTGGCATTTCCTTCCTTTACTTCAGACATGGTCAGCTCGCAGCTACAGCTGCACCGTTATGCAACGGGTCGCGAATCTAGAGTCGTAACTGCTCTTACACTGCTGAAGTCACACCTCTTTAGGTGAGTACCTCTCACAGGCACATTTACAACTTTTTTGTCATTGTGTCAACGTCTGACCTGCTTATGCCATTATGTTTAGGTATCAAGGTCATGTCAGTGCTGCCCTTGTTCTTGGTGGAGTGGATTGTACTGGACCACATCTTCACACTGTTAGTAACTGAGTATACCTGTTTGTTACCTGGCGTAAGTGTAATTTAGGGTAGTTACATTAACTTTGAATGTGCAGGTTTATCCACATGGGTCCACTGATACTCTTCCTTTTGCCACGATGGGTTCTGGATCCCTTGCTGCGATGTCAGTGTTCGAGTCGAAGTACAAAGAAGGGCTCACTGTAAGTGAATCAGAGCAATAGTTCCTGCATTTAACTATGTTGGTAATATAGTATTGCCTTCTGTGGTGACTGAACTTGCATTTGATGGTGTTTAAATTCCTTTATATATTCTAGAGGGAAGAAGGAATACAACTGGTGTCGGATGCAATATGCGCAGGTATCTTCAATGACTTGGGTAGTGGAAGCAACGTGGATGTCTGTGTGATAACCAAGGTACGTGTTTTCTGTTTTTATTTTATAGTTCCAGGACCAAACCCTGGCCAAGATCCattacaaagaaaccaaagtaaCAAGCGTTTACAAAATTTTAGAGGGAA
Above is a genomic segment from Miscanthus floridulus cultivar M001 chromosome 3, ASM1932011v1, whole genome shotgun sequence containing:
- the LOC136541554 gene encoding proteasome subunit beta type-7-A-like, with the translated sequence MTGSMDLPAKGGFSFDLCRRNNMLEKNGLKLPGFRKTGTTIVGLVFQDGVVLGADTRATEGPIVADKNCEKIHFMAPNIYCCGAGTAADTEAVTDMVSSQLQLHRYATGRESRVVTALTLLKSHLFRYQGHVSAALVLGGVDCTGPHLHTVYPHGSTDTLPFATMGSGSLAAMSVFESKYKEGLTREEGIQLVSDAICAGIFNDLGSGSNVDVCVITKGKTEYLRNHQLPNPRTYASSKGYSFTKGQTEVLSTKITPLKQKVEVTEGGDAMEE